Proteins from a single region of Ziziphus jujuba cultivar Dongzao chromosome 1, ASM3175591v1:
- the LOC107432584 gene encoding glucan endo-1,3-beta-glucosidase 12 precursor (The RefSeq protein has 6 substitutions, 2 frameshifts compared to this genomic sequence), with protein sequence MASITFSLLLSLLFAFTDAGSIGINYGRVANDLPTPSKVVELLKSQGIDRVKLYDTDSDVLTALANSGIGVVVALPNELLSSTANDQSFADKWVQANISQYYPKTKIEAIAVGNEVFVDPNNTTKFLVPAMKNIHTSLSKYNLNDSIKISSPIALSALQSSYPSSSGSFKTELVGPVIKPMLDLLRQTSSYLMVNAYPFFAYIDNSDTIPLAYALFQTNAGTVDSGNGLRCNSLLEAQIDAVYAAMNALGYNDVKLVVTETGWPSKGDENEIGATQANAASYNGNLVRRVLTGSGTPKHLRTPLNVFLFALFNENEKSGPTSERNYGLFYPSEEKVYDIPLTKAEVNGGVQSTTPANGTNSTTEISPAGEVSKTSVGQTWCVANGNVGEEKLQTALDYACGEGGADCRPIQEGSTCYDPNSLVAHASYAFNSYYQKKARLIGSCDFGGAAYVATQPPKFGQCEFPTGY encoded by the exons ATGGCCTCCATCACATTCTCTCTGCTTCTCTCACTCCTCTTCGCTTTTACAG atgcGGGATCGATCGGTATAAACTATGGCAGAGTAGCCAACGATTTGCCAACACCATCAAAAGTGGTGGAGCTTCTTAAATCTCAGGGAATCGACCGTGTCAAGCTCTACGACACTGATTCCGACGTCCTCACCGCGCTTGCTAACTCCGGCATTGGCGTCGTCGTCGCTCTTCCCAACGAGCTTCTCTCATCCACCGCAAACGATCAGTCGTTTGCAGACAAATGGGTCCAGGCGAACATCTCTCAGTATtacccaaaaaccaaaatcgAAGCCATTGCAGTTGGGAACGAAGTGTTCGTCGACCCCAACAACACGACCAAATTCCTGGTCCCCGCAATGAAAAACATCCACACTTCTCTTTCCAAGTACAACCTCAACGACTCCATCAAAATCTCTTCCCCAATTGCTCTCAGCGCGCTCCAATCTTCGTACCCATCTTCATCAGGATCCTTCAAAACCGAACTGGTTGGGCCCGTGATCAAGCCCATGTTGGATTTCCTCCGCCAAACGTCGTCGTATCTGATGGTTAACGCTTACCCCTTTTTCGCTTACATCGACAACTCCGATACCATCCCATTGGCCTACGCTCTGTTCCAGACCAACGCCGGGACAGTAGATTCCGGCAACGGATTGCGTTACAACAGCCTCTTGGAGGCCCAAATCGACGCCGTTTTCGCCGCCATGAACGCTCTCGGATACAACGACGTCAAATTGGTCGTGACAGAGACCGGTTGGCCTTCTAAGGGCGACGAGAACGAGATTGGAGCAACACAAGCCAATGCGGCGTCGTATAACGGCAACTTGGTCCGCCGTGTTCTGACCGGAAGTGGGACCCCCTT AGACCTCAGGAC ACTCAACGTCTTCTTGTTCGCATTGTTCAACGAGAACGAGAAATCGGGACCCACGTCTGAGAGGAATTACGGACTGTTCTACCCCAGCGAAGAGAAGGTTTACGATATTCCACTTACAAAGGCGGAAGTCAACGGCGGTGTTCAGTCAACGACGCCGGCGAACGGAACTAACAGCACCACTGAGATATCTCCGGCCGGCGAGGTGTCGAAGACGTCTGTGGGGCAGACTTGGTGTGTGGCGAATGGTAATGTAGGGGAAGAGAAGTTGCAGACAGCACTGGACTATGCTTGTGGTGAGGGAGGTGCTGATTGCCGTCCGATTCAAGAAGGTTCCACGTGTTACGATCCTAATTCATTGGTGGCCCACGCTTCCTATGCTTTTAATAGCTATTATCAAAAGAAGGCTCGTTTGATTGGATCGTGTGATTTTGGCGGTGCAGCTTACGTGGTCACGCAACCTCCCA AGTTTGGGCAGTGCGAGTTTCCTACAGGTTATTGA